Below is a genomic region from Thermodesulfovibrionales bacterium.
TTGACAGATGGCTCATAGAAAATCCCTCATCTACCTTTATGCTCAGGGTTACGGGAGACTCCATGTCTGAGGCAGGCATACTTCCAGGGGATATGGTTATTGTTGACAGGTCTTTAACACCTAAAAACGGAGACATAGTCATAGCAGAGGTCGATGGTCAGTGGACGATGAAATACTTTAAGAAAGAAAAAAATGAGATCATCCTCCTTCCAGCAAATCCAAAATATAAACCCCTCAAGCCTAAAAAGGAGCTCAAAATAGGTGGAGTTGTTATAGCGGTAGTGAGGAAATACAAATGAATGAGCCCTTGACAATATGCTCCTGGCCGAAGGCAATCCTTCATGTGGATGCTGATGCCTTTTTTGCCTCCTGTGAACAGGCATTGAATCCAGCATTAAGAGGTAAACCTGTAGTAACAGGTCTTGAGCGTGGCATAGTTGCTGCTGCAAGCTATGAAGCAAAGGCAAGGGGGATAAAAAGGGGTATGAGAATAGGAGAGGTAAAGAGGATCTGTCCCGATGCTATAATACTACCTTCTGATTATGAGACCTATAGCCTTATGTCTGTAAGACTTTTTGAAATATTAAGAAGATTCTCTCCAGTGGTTGAGGAATATTCTATTGATGAGGCCTTTGCTGACCTCACTGGCCTGAGAAGGATTTATCATTCTTCCTATGAAGAAATCGGCAGGAAGATTCAGGAGACCGTACACAGAGATTTAGGTATCACTGTATCAATAGGTATAAGCCTCACAAAGGTACTTGCAAAGATAGCATCAAAGCACAAGAAACCTGCAGGACTTACAGCCATACCAGGAAGGGAAATCCATCTTTATCTTAAGAACCTTCCGGTATCGGAGGTGTGGGGGATAGGACCTAACACATCAGCCTATCTTGAAAAACTGGGCATAAAGACAGCCCTTGAGTTTGCAAGAAAGGATGAGGCATTCATTAAGAAACATCTCTCAAAACCCTTTCATGAGATATGGCATGAACTGAATGGAAGAAGTATTTATCCTGTTGTTTCCGAAAAGAAAGAGAGCTATAAATCAATAAGCAAGGCAAGAACCTTCACCCCACCATCAGATGATAAGGAATTTGTCTATGCCCAGTTGTCAAGAAATCTTGAGAATGCCTGCATAAAGGCAAGAAGGTATAATCTTGCCGCAAAAAGGATAATACTATTTTTAAGAACTCAGGAATTCAGAGATGAAGCAATAGAGCTAAGACTCCAGAGAGCGAGTGCCTATCCAGCGGAAATACTGCCCCTTTTAAGGGAAGGATTCGAGAGGCTTTATAAACCTCATGTTCTTTACAGACAGACAGGTGTTATTCTTTCTGAACTTCAGGAGCAGATGCCGCTTCAGCCCGCATTATTTGAAGAACCCCTCATGATAGAAAAGATGGAAAGACTTTACAGTATAGTTGATCAGCTTTCTAAAAGATTCGGAAAGCATGTTATAATCCACGGTTCAAGCCTTGAAGCAATTGATACCCCCCAGCACCAGACAGAAAGGGGGACCATTCCCGAAAGAAAAAAAGAACTCCTTAAGGGAGAAAATTCGAGACAGAGGCTCGGAATACCACTGTTGAGAATAAAGAGTATCTAAAGGCTTCGCTCGCATCTGTAAGCCTATCAAAGATCCTTTACCGAAACTTCATGAAGCATTCCTTAAAGATGTACATCCCGAGCTGAACATCTTTTCTCTGCCTATCTTTTTCTTTTTAAAGAATTCTTTAACAGAGCATTATATCAAGGAAAAGTTATCTGTTAAAATATCCTCATGTTTCGAATCGATCTTCATGTCCATTCTAAACTGAGCGGTGATTCAGATTCTGAGCCTGAGGAGATAATAGAGAGGGCTATTGAGATAGGTCTTGATGGAATAGCCTTCACAGAGCATTATTCTTATGAAGCATCTGAACCAGTAGAAGTCCTGAAGGGGAAATACAGGGGAGATATATTGATCTTAAGAGGAGTAGAATTTTCCACAAAAGAAGGACACTGCCTTATCTTTGGATTCGATACTGATAAACATCTCAAGAAATATACACCGGTTGAAGAGGTGCTCACTATTGTTCAGTCATCAGGCGGGATTATTATCCCATCTCATCCCTTCAGGGGGGTAAACAGTATCGGGGAAAGGATCAGGAGCCTGAGAGGTCTTTTTGCAATTGAGGGATATAATGGCTATAACATGCATCCCTATAATGTAAAGGCAGTAGAGATTGCACAGGAGCTGGGTATTCCCTTCACCGGTGGTTCTGATGCCCATGAGCCCCATGAGGTTGGTCAGTGCTATACAGAATTCTTAGAGAGGGTTACTGAAGAAAACTTTATCACTCTCCTAAAAGCAGGGAGATACACTGGCAGGGATGTAAGAAAGATTAGCAGGATGGAATTTAATTTTTTGTAATCTCTATCACTGTTACCTCTGGTGGTGCAAAGACCCTTACAGGTGGACCCCATGTACCCGAGCCCCTGCTTACATATAGATAGCAACCGTTTATATCACTTAGACATCCTGAATCCCTCGGATAATACAATCTGGTTAATATGCTGAAGGGAAATATCTGTCCTTTATGGGTATGCCCTGAGAGCTGGAGATCAAAGAGCCCTCTTGATGAGTTATTAATAAGAGGCCTGTGTTTGAGAAAAAGTATAAAGCTCTCCGGTTCAAGACTGCCAAGGAGTCTTTCCTCATCCACATCTCTGTAAAGGCCATATACTTTTCCTGCAGTATCATCCACACCTGCAATACTAAGATTTAATTCAGGAAGATAGACAGCCTCTCCTCTTAAGACTGTAAAACCTGCTTTCTCAGTGAATGAGAGTGCCTGCTTCAGGCCTGCATAAAATTCATGATTACCGGTAATAGCATACTTACCGTAGGGAGGGTTTATCTCCCTAAAATGCTCACTAATACCATCAAGCCTGTCTATCTGGCCGTCCACAAGATCACCGGTTGAGACCAGGATATCAGGCTCTGCCTCTTTTATCTTGTTGATTATCCTCTTCAGCCTTTCATCCTTCACGATCAGGCCAATATGGACATCAGATATCTGGACAATCCTTAAAGGCCTTTTTATCTTACTGCTCTTAATCTCTATTCTTTCGGTCCTGATATTTAAGGCATCAATATAACCGTATATGGTGAGTGAAAGGGAAAGAAAGAGAGAAAGGTAGAAGGCTAAGGGTCTGAAGCTTGAAATTGAAGGGATAATCCTTTTTAAGATGAAAATAAAAGTATCAGAGGCAATGGAGAAAAAAGTAAAAAGGAATAAAAGGGCCATCCAGAGATAACCGATCCATGCCATAGAAATGGCAAATCCCTCAAGACCCTGTCTTTCAGAAAGCCTTATTATCAGAGGAGCAAAGGTCATGATGAGCATGAATAGAGCCAGTAGTACCGAGGGACCTGTGCTTAGAGAAAGATTATTTCTAACTTTAAGAAAGGCATAAAGATGCATGCTTCCGTATAGAGAGAAAAAGAAGATGAAGAAGAGGATCATGAGAAAATCCCGCCCATGATTTTTGTAACAGAGTCTATTTCATGTTCCTGAATGGTCCTTGCATCAAGAAAGAGCCTGTTATCCTTTATCCGTGCTATTAGAGGTGGATCAGAGTTTCTCAATCTCTCCTCAAGGAGATTGCAGGATACTTTGAGGGGTTTTACACTGACTCCCCATGTCTTCAGTTCAACCTCAGGAAGGCTACCACCACCTGCTCTCGAGTAATCCTCTTCAAGAAATAAAAGGGCATTAATATTCTTTAGAATATCTTCAGAAATGGACTCTGATTCTTCCGGTCTCTTTAATCTTTTGAATCCATCAATCCTCTGAAGTTTCTTTATCAATGCCTCTGCCCTTTTCCTGATACTTTCAGGCTTCTCAAGGAGCATCCTGAGTGTGGGAATATTCTCAATTGCCCTTTCCTCATCAAGGTATTCATAAAGAGTTGCCTCAAGGGCTGCAATGGTAAACTTATCAACCCTTACCACCCTTGCAAGGGGTGATTTCCTTATCCTTTCAATTAATTCCCTTTTCCCCAGTATTACACCTGCCTGAGGTCCTCCAAGAAGCTTATCACCACTGAATGTAACTATATCCACACCTGTTTTTAATATCTCCTGAACAGAGGGTTCTTCAGGTATGCCGTATTTTCTGAGGTCTATAAGACAGCCGCTTCCAAGATCAAATACAACAGGTATCCCCCTTGACCTGCCAAGCTCTAAAAGCTCTGAAGCAGAGACCTCCTGAACAAATCCTGATATCTTAAAATTTGACCTGTGAACCTTCATTATGAGGGCTGTGTTTTCATTTATTGCCCTTTCATAATCGTATAGATGGGTCTTATTTGTTGTACCAACCTCTCTTAATACTGCACCACTCATTCTCATAACATCTGGCATCCTGAAGGAACCACCTATTTCTACAAGCTCTCCCCTTGAGACTATAACCTCCCTGCCTGATGCAAGGCTATTGAGGGTTATAAATACTGCTGCAGCATTATTATTAACAACAAAGACATCCTCTGCTCCTGTTACCTCTTTGAGAAGTCTTACCAGATGAACATATCTCTTGCCCCTTTTTCCTTCTATAAGGTCATATTCAAGATTTGAATAGGACCTGGCAATCTGGATAAGATTCATCGTGGCCTTTGCTGAAAGAACAGACCTGCCCAGATTTGTATGTATCACAACACCTGTTGCATTTATAAGTGGCCTGAGACTTAACTCCGAGGCCCTTTCAAGCCCCCTTTCTATAAGGAATATGAGGTAACTCCTCAGGGATTCTCTTTCCTTGAAAAGACCCTTTCTGATCTCTTCTCTCAGAAAGGACAGGCTTTCTCTTATAACATTTACAACTATCGTCCGAGGATATTCTGAAAGCCATCTTACAGCCTCCTCTGATTTAAGAAGGCTATCAACCGAAGGAATATCTCTAAGAAGGACTTCAGCGTTCATAAGTTTTTAATTTTAACATTTTTTTATTGATGATTTTTTATGCCATATTCTTACTTGGCATTTATTATAAAAAT
It encodes:
- the lexA gene encoding transcriptional repressor LexA; the protein is MERVFKERLDKLLNFYWKNQRMPSYSEIALLAGFRSKNGAYKFIQKLENLGFIKKDSKGRLIPGALAKPLRFLGTVEAGFPSPAEEELIDTLSLDRWLIENPSSTFMLRVTGDSMSEAGILPGDMVIVDRSLTPKNGDIVIAEVDGQWTMKYFKKEKNEIILLPANPKYKPLKPKKELKIGGVVIAVVRKYK
- a CDS encoding DNA polymerase IV, which encodes MNEPLTICSWPKAILHVDADAFFASCEQALNPALRGKPVVTGLERGIVAAASYEAKARGIKRGMRIGEVKRICPDAIILPSDYETYSLMSVRLFEILRRFSPVVEEYSIDEAFADLTGLRRIYHSSYEEIGRKIQETVHRDLGITVSIGISLTKVLAKIASKHKKPAGLTAIPGREIHLYLKNLPVSEVWGIGPNTSAYLEKLGIKTALEFARKDEAFIKKHLSKPFHEIWHELNGRSIYPVVSEKKESYKSISKARTFTPPSDDKEFVYAQLSRNLENACIKARRYNLAAKRIILFLRTQEFRDEAIELRLQRASAYPAEILPLLREGFERLYKPHVLYRQTGVILSELQEQMPLQPALFEEPLMIEKMERLYSIVDQLSKRFGKHVIIHGSSLEAIDTPQHQTERGTIPERKKELLKGENSRQRLGIPLLRIKSI
- a CDS encoding PHP domain-containing protein, with protein sequence MFRIDLHVHSKLSGDSDSEPEEIIERAIEIGLDGIAFTEHYSYEASEPVEVLKGKYRGDILILRGVEFSTKEGHCLIFGFDTDKHLKKYTPVEEVLTIVQSSGGIIIPSHPFRGVNSIGERIRSLRGLFAIEGYNGYNMHPYNVKAVEIAQELGIPFTGGSDAHEPHEVGQCYTEFLERVTEENFITLLKAGRYTGRDVRKISRMEFNFL
- the selA gene encoding L-seryl-tRNA(Sec) selenium transferase; the encoded protein is MNAEVLLRDIPSVDSLLKSEEAVRWLSEYPRTIVVNVIRESLSFLREEIRKGLFKERESLRSYLIFLIERGLERASELSLRPLINATGVVIHTNLGRSVLSAKATMNLIQIARSYSNLEYDLIEGKRGKRYVHLVRLLKEVTGAEDVFVVNNNAAAVFITLNSLASGREVIVSRGELVEIGGSFRMPDVMRMSGAVLREVGTTNKTHLYDYERAINENTALIMKVHRSNFKISGFVQEVSASELLELGRSRGIPVVFDLGSGCLIDLRKYGIPEEPSVQEILKTGVDIVTFSGDKLLGGPQAGVILGKRELIERIRKSPLARVVRVDKFTIAALEATLYEYLDEERAIENIPTLRMLLEKPESIRKRAEALIKKLQRIDGFKRLKRPEESESISEDILKNINALLFLEEDYSRAGGGSLPEVELKTWGVSVKPLKVSCNLLEERLRNSDPPLIARIKDNRLFLDARTIQEHEIDSVTKIMGGIFS
- a CDS encoding metallophosphoesterase, with the translated sequence MILFFIFFFSLYGSMHLYAFLKVRNNLSLSTGPSVLLALFMLIMTFAPLIIRLSERQGLEGFAISMAWIGYLWMALLFLFTFFSIASDTFIFILKRIIPSISSFRPLAFYLSLFLSLSLTIYGYIDALNIRTERIEIKSSKIKRPLRIVQISDVHIGLIVKDERLKRIINKIKEAEPDILVSTGDLVDGQIDRLDGISEHFREINPPYGKYAITGNHEFYAGLKQALSFTEKAGFTVLRGEAVYLPELNLSIAGVDDTAGKVYGLYRDVDEERLLGSLEPESFILFLKHRPLINNSSRGLFDLQLSGHTHKGQIFPFSILTRLYYPRDSGCLSDINGCYLYVSRGSGTWGPPVRVFAPPEVTVIEITKN